A region of Rhea pennata isolate bPtePen1 chromosome 38, bPtePen1.pri, whole genome shotgun sequence DNA encodes the following proteins:
- the TUT1 gene encoding speckle targeted PIP5K1A-regulated poly(A) polymerase — MDREAEPDREEDGDRGPETNLGLDPDRDLDSDPGLDLDSDLEPEPDPDRDQDSDPGLDLDSEPEPDPDSDAALDVEALPRGGFRCRLCRVVAANRPSLVEHLRGRKHQRLRGLRAERNAQAQRSLFVSGFPRGTAATVLARYFEAFGDVAAVVMDKEKGAYAIVELREAAAQARALAWPRHSLGGRRLRVQPRRYEPFAAACSGPGARREHLSPAPLARALCQAADVDEQMRRLVELLELSEGERRLRHLLVALFQEVFSEFFPGCAVLPFGSSVNGFDIHGCDLDLFLDLERAKSAPAGGAASSDSDDSLLGDAELAAAPAVLELVAAVLRRCVPGVRRVRAVPAARRPVVKFCHKESGLLGDVSIDNRLALRNTAFLRLCAEADGRVRPLVYTLRYWAKQQGLAGGTRGWEAAQDEQMGCGAGVQRQDAELGDGVGPGGSPSGGGPLLTNYALTLLTLFFLQTRSPPVLPSLARLRELAGDEDRSVVEGWDCSFPQDASSLGSSINAENPGSLLAEFFCVFGDYDFAGRVISLHEGRAVPLPSALLLEAGGRLKLGPFNLQDPFELSHNVAANVTEKTAARFGRCCRDAAKYCRSLQYRRRSSKGKTWGLMRLFQPGALESVGPGADAFFITIPFSAATLPPVRRQQLCQAPGFRHHWFQEACAAVALVLRHVLKCSCVEIPEPQAAPGEASRLQGLATQEPADEEQPAALGNPLELLADELCLSKEPAAPNDPLEPLIEESFPAKQPAAPSNRSELPENEPPPAEQLGATSDPLKLPETELPAAADDTLEPPEDELPPTKQLGAPSAPAELPADEPPANEPPPAEQPAVGSKRPLPEGTTGPIGKRRRGPKGDTVSWSCAVWHRVWAGRRRVRRQLRQPSGTAGSELDGGILELEAKVSEAIVEQAGAGQPLEPLLCFEASARAGGDVPELWVLLRLVPAPGMGQFFHDFFHFLRSFLPAMVEQHLGQLDWGASTAPAD, encoded by the exons aTGGACCGGGAGGCGGAACCGGACCGGGAAGAGGACGGGGACCGGGGACCGGAGACGAATCTGGGTCTGGACCCGGACCGGGACCTGGACTCGGACCCAGGCCTGGACTTGGATTCGGATCTGGAACCGGAACCGGACCCGGACCGGGACCAGGACTCGGACCCAGGCCTAGACTTGGACTCGGAGCCGGAGCCGGACCCAGACTCAGACGCGGCCCTGGACGTGGAGGCGCTGCCGCGTGGCGGTTTCCGCTGCCGCCTCTGCCGCGTGGTAGCGGCGAACC GGCCCAGCCTGGTCGAACACCTGCGCGGGCGGAAGCACCAGCGGCTGCGAGGGCTCCGCGCCGAGCGCAACGCCCAGGCGCAGCGCAGCCTCTTCGTCAGCGGCTTCCCACGGGGCACTGCAGCAACGGTGCTTGCCCGCTACTTCGAGGCTTTCGGGGATGTGGCAGCTGTCGTGATGGACAAGGAGAAA GGCGCCTACGCCATCGTGGAActgcgggaggcggcggcccAGGCGCGGGCATTGGCATGGCCCCGGCACAGCCtgggcggccgccggctccgcgtGCAACCCCGCCGCTATGAGCCCTTTGCCGCCGCCTGCTCAGGACCTGGTGCCCGCCGCGAGCATCTCAGCCCAGCACCACTGGCACGAGCCCTCTGCCAGGCTGCGGAT GTGGATGAGCAGATGCGGCGGCTGGTGGAGCTGTTGGAGCTGAGCGAGGGCGAGCGCCGCCTGCGGCACCTCCTGGTTGCCCTCTTCCAGGAGGTTTTCTCCGAGTTCTTCCCTG GCTGTGCTGTTCTGCCCTTTGGCTCCTCTGTCAACGGCTTCGACATCCATGGCTGCGACCTGGATCTCTTCCTGGACCTGGAGCGTGCCAAGAGCGCCCCGGCGGGTGGTGCCGCCTCCTCAGACTCAGATGACTCTCTGCTGGGCGACgcagagctggcggcagcacCGGCGGTGCTGGAGCTGGTGGCAGCGGTGCTGCGGCGCTGCGTCCCGGGGGTGCGGCGTGTGCGGGCCGTGcctgctgcccgccgccccgTCGTCAAGTTCTGCCACAAGGAGTCGGGGCTGCTGGGTGACGTTTCCATCGACAACAG GCTGGCGCTCCGCAACACAGCCTTCCTGCGGCTCTGCGCTGAGGCGGACGGGCGTGTGCGGCCGCTGGTCTACACGCTGCGCTACTGGGCCAAGCAGCAGGGCCTGGCAGGTGGGACACGGGGCTGGGAGGCAGCACAGGACGAGCAGATGGGATGTGGGGCCGGGGTGCAGCGCCAGGACGCAGAGCTCGGAGACGGCGTGGGGCCAGGAG GAAGCCCCTCTGGCGGCGGCCCCTTGCTCACCAACTACGCGCTGACGCTGCTGACGCTCTTCTTCCTGCAGACACGCAGCCCCCCGGTGCTGCCCTCGCTGGCCCGGCTCCGGGAGCTGGCAG GTGACGAGGACCGCAGTGTCGTGGAGGGCTGGGACTGCAGCTTCCCCCAGGATGCCTCGTCGCTGGGCAGCAGCATCAACGCAGAGAACCCAG GCTCCCTCTTGGCCGAGTTCTTCTGCGTCTTTGGGGACTACGACTTCGCTGGGCGGGTGATCTCGCTGCACGAGGGCCGGGCGGTGCCACTGCCCAGCGCTCTGCTCTTGGAGGCTGGTGGGCGATTGAAGCTGGGGCCCTTCAACCTGCAAGATCCCTTTGAGCTGAGCCACAACGTGGCTGCCAACGTCACCGAGAAGACGGCAGCACGCTTTGGGCGCTGCTGCCGCGATGCTGCCAAGTACTGCCGCAGCCTGCAGTACCGTCGCAGGTCCAGCAAGGGGAAGACCTGGGGACTCATGCGGCTCTTCCAGCCTGGCGCGCTGGAGTCAGTGGGGCCGGGAGCTGATGCTTTCTTCATCACCATCCCCTTCAGCGCTGCCACACTCCCACCTGTCCGCCGGCAGCAGCTGTGCCAGGCGCCTGGTTTCCGGCACCACTGGTTCCAGGAGGCTTGTGCGGCTGTTGCCCTCGTGCTCAGACACgtgctgaaatgcagctgtgtGGAGATCCCAGAGCCCCAGGCAGCCCCCGGAGAGgcatccaggctgcagggatTGGCGACCCAGGAACCAGCAGATgaggagcagccagcagcactCGGCAACCctctggagctgctggcagaTGAACTGTGTCTGTCCAAGGAGCCAGCAGCCCCCAACGACCCTCTAGAGCCGCTGATAGAAGAATCGTTTCCAGCCAAgcagccagcagctcccagcaacCGTTCGGAGCTGCCAGAGAACGAGCCACctccagctgagcagctgggAGCCACCAGTGACCCCCTGAAGCTGCCTGAAACTGAGttgccagcagctgcagacGACACTCTGGAGCCGCCAGAGGATGAACTGCCTCCAACTAAGCAGCTGGGAGCCCCTAGTGCCCCTGCAGAGCTGCCGGCAGATGAGCCGCCTGCAAATGAGCCACCTCCGGCTGAGCAGCCAGCAGTGGGGTCCAAGCGTCCCCTGCCGGAGGGCACCACGGGGCCGATTGGGaagcggcgccggggccccaAGGGGGACACCgtcagctggagctgtgctgtGTGGCACCGTGTGTGGGCAGGCCGGCGCCGTGTGCGGCGGCAGCTGCGGCAGCCCAGCGGCACTGCGGGCTCTGAGTTGGACGGAGGCATTCTGGAGCTGGAGGCGAAGGTGTCAGAGGCCATTGTGGAACAggcgggagcggggcagccACTGGAGCCGCTGCTGTGCTTTGAGGCCAGCGCTCGGGCAGGCGGCGACGTGCCGGagctgtgggtgctgctgcGCTTGGTGCCGGCTCCGGGCATGGGGCAGTTCTTCCACGACTTCTTCCACTTCCTGCGGAGCTTCCTGCCGGCCATGGTAGAGCAGCACCTGGGCCAGCTGGACTGGGGGGCGAGCACTGCCCCCGCGGACTGA